From Vicinamibacteria bacterium:
TTCGCGAATGAGGCGCTGCATCGCGCGGCACCCGTCGCTCGGTCGCGCCAGGACGTTGAGAAGCATTCCATGCGACACCGTGAAACGTGAGGTCAGACGTTCCGGAGGCGCGCCCACGAGCCGTTCGAACGTCTGCCGGTCCCAGTGAACGAAGTTGTGCTCGGGAGGCTTGCGCCTGACGACTTTCTTGCCCCCTTTCGCTTTCTCCTCGAGCTTGAGGTTCTCGATGACGTGCTCCGGCGCCTGCGCCACGACGAATCCCCTCTCGTCGAAACCCTTCCTTCCGGCCCGGCCAGCAATCTGGTGGAAGTCCCGGGCGGAGAGCACGGCCGTCTTCTCGCCGTCGAATTTACAAAGCCGCGTGAAGAGCACGGTGCGGATGGGCACGTTGATGCCCACCCCGAGCGTATCCGTTCCGCAGATGACCTTGAGAAGCCCGCGCTGGGCGAGCTTTTCGACGAGCACTCGGTATTTGGGCAGGAGCCCCGCGTGGTGCAATCCGATTCCGTGCTTGAGCCATTTGCGAACCCGGGGGCCATAGGGACTCGTGAAGCGAAAGCCTTCGATCGCGGCCGCCAGGACGTTTTTCTCTTCGCGCGTCGTGACCTTGAGGCTGGTGAAGCTCTGCGCGCTGCTTGCGGCGTCTCTCTGAGTGAAGTGCACGACGTAGACTGGCACCTTGTCTTCGGAGACGAGCTTTTCCACGGCCTGGGCGAGAGGAATCTCCGAATAAGCGAACTCGAGGGGAACGGGCCGCTCGAAGGACTTCACCGTGGCGGTGGGCCGACCGTTTCGCCGGGTGAGCTCTTCCTCGAAGAACGTCACGTCGCCGAGGGTCGCCGACATGAGGAGAAATCGCGTCCGCGGGAGAGTGAGAAGCGGCACTTGCCA
This genomic window contains:
- a CDS encoding DUF3516 domain-containing protein, whose translation is MASPLYDLLPRGEVGIDELLGRFLDYVEELGLALYPAQEEAILELFEGKNVILNTPTGSGKSLVASAMHFVSLARGQRSVYTCPIKALVNEKWMALCRELGPENVGLATGDATVNREAPVLCCTAEILANIALRHGGGAAIDDVVMDEFHWYADRDRGAAWQVPLLTLPRTRFLLMSATLGDVTFFEEELTRRNGRPTATVKSFERPVPLEFAYSEIPLAQAVEKLVSEDKVPVYVVHFTQRDAASSAQSFTSLKVTTREEKNVLAAAIEGFRFTSPYGPRVRKWLKHGIGLHHAGLLPKYRVLVEKLAQRGLLKVICGTDTLGVGINVPIRTVLFTRLCKFDGEKTAVLSARDFHQIAGRAGRKGFDERGFVVAQAPEHVIENLKLEEKAKGGKKVVRRKPPEHNFVHWDRQTFERLVGAPPERLTSRFTVSHGMLLNVLARPSDGCRAMQRLIRESHEADGAKRTHFARGWQLFRSLVARGIVEIVPRTAGGSRLQVNVELQEDFSMDQTLSLYL